ATTGTAACTTACCATGTCTTCAGGGGCAGGCAAAGGCCCCTGATGATGACGGGCAATAATCTGTTGAATTAAGCGTGGGCGGTTTTCTATTTTTTCTAAGAGCTCTTGCTCTTCTTGTGCTGGAAAAGCCAAACCGCCCGTATCTGTCGAGCGGTTTTTTAATTCACCTTCATTGTTCATTGTGTCGCACTTACCTTTTTGACTGCTTTTCTAAAATCGCTACCTATACTCAACCAATCGTTTGCTAATGCTTGACGGTCATTCTTTTGCTTGTTTTTGACTGGAACATCAGTAGATGCCGCAATCAGGTCGAAAGACGAAATGAATCCGGCCAGCAGTGCTTTTCCTGGTCTAGTAATTTTCATCATCTTTCCTTCTATCACTTGTTAATAACGAAGTTAATCTTCTTATAATTCTAATACATTCATTCAAATAAAGCGAACACTAGCGAACTCTAACGGACTGGATTTAATTACTATCTCACATTATAAAAAACAAGATATTGTATTTTATATTAGAAATATTGGAAAATATTGGCATATATAGATTATTGTAAAAGTTTAACAGAAGATTTAAACAGCTTGTTACAACTGTTATTACAACTGTTGTTAAATCTCCTGTTAAAGATTTTAAAATACTTCTACGCCAACTCCTGCTCCGTCGGCTCAATTACAAAATCCTCCACGCCGCTCACAATCTTAATTCCCGGAACTTGGCCGTCTGAAAAACGCTCTTTTTGATTCAGGATGGCGTCTTTGTCGATTTCCTTTTTAGTGCGGACAAACTCGGCAAAGGCGGATTTCTCGGAGAGCCACGCCAAGACGGCGGCCACGCCCGTTACCTTGACGGATGGCGGACGGATGCGCCATTTAATCAGGCCGGTAGTAAAGTCCACGGTTTTGGTTTTACCGTTTTCCGTCAGCTCGTCCTTATGTGCCTCGCAGTATGCGGCCACACGTTCGGTCAGGCTCATGATTTCGGCACACATCGGCGCGGCTTGGGCGGCATATTCTTCTTCGATGGCCGCTTTTTTGTCTCCGGCTTCGGTTTCCAGGCGTTTGACTTCGCGCTGCAAGTCGCCGATTTGACGGATAAACGCAGTGACTTCCGCTTTGTCTTGTGCCGCTTCGATAGCGGGTTGTTTGATTCGGGTTTTAGCCATTTTCTTTTCCTTTCAGGTTGGGTTTAACATTTCGGCAGCAGCACCAACACCGCCAATCCGACAACAAACCAAATCATTTTTTCTCCTCCTTCTTCTCGGCAGGCCGTCTGAAACGCACCTGATATTCCTCAATTTCACGCTCCCGGCTTTTTTGCGCCATTCGCGCCATCGCACGCCTGCGGTGTTGTCCCCAAGCCTGCCAATCCGTATTACGTCGTCCGAAACTCATTTCACACATCCTTTCATAATCGCCTTATCGCCATATTTCGCGCGGATTTCCTTGACCGCCCGATCCAAAGCCTCTTTTTTCGCCGCAGGGTTCAATAAAATTGGCTTATCACTCATAAACAATCCCTTTCATTTTTTCCTCGACGCTCATTGACTCGTATTGCTCTTCCCATACCTTGACCTCCAAATCCGCCTGTCTTTCCATCGCCTCAACCTTCGTCGGCTCTTTCGC
Above is a window of Neisseria sp. Marseille-Q6792 DNA encoding:
- a CDS encoding host-nuclease inhibitor Gam family protein — protein: MAKTRIKQPAIEAAQDKAEVTAFIRQIGDLQREVKRLETEAGDKKAAIEEEYAAQAAPMCAEIMSLTERVAAYCEAHKDELTENGKTKTVDFTTGLIKWRIRPPSVKVTGVAAVLAWLSEKSAFAEFVRTKKEIDKDAILNQKERFSDGQVPGIKIVSGVEDFVIEPTEQELA